One window of the Eucalyptus grandis isolate ANBG69807.140 chromosome 6, ASM1654582v1, whole genome shotgun sequence genome contains the following:
- the LOC104450178 gene encoding calcium-binding protein KRP1 produces MGSSPASRGPAPAPAPSFHDYLPGMAEKLGRDGLIGELCKGFRLLMDEDKGVITFDSLKRNAALLGLHGLGDDDLLSMLREGDFDGDGVLSQMEFCVLMFRLSPELMEDAESFLEDALEQELKAFRR; encoded by the coding sequence ATGGGGTCTTCACCAGCGTCGCGCGGGCCAGCTCCTGCTCCGGCTCCGAGCTTCCACGACTACTTGCCGGGCATGGCTGAGAAGCTCGGCAGGGACGGCCTGATTGGGGAGCTGTGCAAAGGGTTCCGCCTCTTGATGGACGAGGACAAGGGGGTCATCACGTTCGACTCGCTCAAGAGGAACGCCGCCCTCCTGGGGCTGCACGGCCTGGGCGACGACGACCTGCTGTCCATGTTGAGGGAAGGCGACTTCGACGGCGACGGGGTGCTGAGCCAGATGGAGTTCTGCGTCCTGATGTTCAGGCTGAGCCCCGAGCTCATGGAGGACGCGGAGTCGTTCTTGGAAGATGCTCTTGAACAGGAACTCAAGGCCTTTAGACGATGA